A segment of the Actinomyces sp. oral taxon 171 str. F0337 genome:
CACCTCGGGGATCACTCGGGACACAGTCGTACGTGACGCACTGCTGGCCGCCCCACTCAACTCCTACATCGTCTGCCTTGATGCTGACACCACAGCGCAAGAGCCGCTGACCCACATCATCGGCGCCCTGGTGGCCAATAAGGCCGACTTTGCCTCGGTGACCATCGTTCCTCAGAAGAAGGGGCCCTTCATCGTCCAGATGCAGCGCCATGAGTACGTCGTCTCAATGCGCGCCCGCAGAATCATGCCGTGGCTGCTCAGCGGCGCCCTCCATATCGGCAAGACCGACGTCATGCGCCAGATCATGGCCCGCCACTCGCTGTTCTTCCAGGGCAATGACATCGAGTCCGGGATTATTGGAGACGCGCTGGGATACAAGGCCGTCCACATTCTTGCCCACGTCAACACCAACGCACCCGACACACTGTACTCCTGGTGGCGCCAGCGGATCGCGTGGAGCGGCGGTTCCTTCAGACTTTTCATCGTCAACTTCAGATTCGTCTTCCAGCACCCCTTCCTGTGGCTGTACAGCGGTATCGTGGTGATCAGTATGTTCGTCCTCAGGTGGATAGCCGTCGTGAATCCCGGGTGGACGCTTCTGCTCGCACTGTTCATCTACTACGCCGCTATCGTGTGGCTTCACTGGGACCACGGCAACAAGTGGCTGATCTTCCAGCCCTTCTACTGCCTCTTCGTCAGTCTCATCGTGGTTCCCATCGGGGTTGCCTACTATTTCAAGATGGCGATTCCTGAGCGCAATTTCGGAGTCATTCGACCCAAGCGCAAGGAACTCGTCACAGCAAGCTGATCCTCAGCCTGGACGCGCCAGCCAACGCAGGCGCCCTCGTACCAGCAACGCTCTTCGGCATGACAACGGGCCCACCTCCTTGGGAAGGTGGGCCCGTCTCTTTGACACGGAGCATCCCGCTTGAGCGGGGAACGTGCGTCAAGCTGTGCGTCTCAACGCCGTGGACTCACTCGTCGTCACCCTCAGCGGCGTCACCGTCCTGGGCCGCGGCAACAGCGGCGGCCTCTGCTGCTGCAGCGGCGTCATCCTCATCCGAACCAATGAAGGCGGACAGGTCCACAGTCTCACCCTTGGAATCAACCACTGCCGCCTGGCGCAGCGCCATGGCCAGCGACTTGTTGCGGGCGACCTCGGAGACGAAGGCGGGGATCTGACCGGCCTGCTGAGCGCCCTGGAGGAACTGGGCGGGCTCCATGCCGTACTGCTGGGCGGTCTGGAAGAGGAACTCCAGGAGCTCGTCCTGAGCCACACCGACCTTGAGTTCCTCAGCCAGGACATCAAGGATGATCTGGTCGCGCACGCCGGTGACGATGTCCTCGCGAATCTCCTTGGCGTGCTCCTCGTCGCCATCCTTGCCCTCGGCCCGAAGGTGCTGGGCGACCTCCGCCTCAACGACGGCCTCGGGGACATCGAAGGTGACCTCGCTGCGCAGGTGCTCGAGGAGAGCATCACGGGCAGCGACCGCCTGCTCGCCGGTCTTGCGCTCGGTGACCTGCTTGACGAGGTCCTCACGCAGCTCCTCAACGGTGTCGAACTCGGAGGCGAGCTGGGCGAACTCGTCGTCGACCTTGGGCAGCTCACGCTGCTTGACAGCGGTGGCGGTCACGGTGACCTCGGCCTGCTCGCCGGCGTGCTCCCCGCCGGCCAGCTCAGTGGTGAAGGTGGCGGACTCGTCGGTCTTCAAGCCACGCAGGGCGGTGTCCAGGCCCTTGAGCATGTTGCCCTTGCCGATCTCGTAGGAGACACCGGAGATGGAGTCGACCTCCTCGCCGTCGATGACCGCCTTGAGGTCAATGGTGACGAAGTCACCGGTCTTGGCCTTGCGGCCCACGGACTTCAGGGAGCCGAAGCGGGCACGCAGGTTGTCCAGCTCGGTGTCGATGTCCTCGTCAGCGACCTCGACGGCGTCCACGGTCAGCTTGGCCGTGCTCAGGTCCGGCAGCTCGATGACGGGACGAACAGTGACCTCAGCGGTGAAGGCGAGCTGACCGCCGTTCTCACCAGTGGCGTTGGGCAGCTCGACAACATCGACCTCGGGCTGGAGCATGGGGACCCGCTCGGCCTCGGTGATGGCGTCCCGGTAGAAGTCGGAGAGCTTGTTGTTGACGGCCTCCTGGATGACGGCCCCGCGGCCGACTCTCTGGTCGATGACCCGGTTGGGGACGTGGCCGCGACGGAAACCGGGGACCTGGATCTGGGAGCCGATCTCCTTGTAAGCGGCATCCAGGCTGGGCTTGAGCTCCTCATAGGGGACCTCGACAGTCAGCTTGATGCGACTGGGGTCAAGATTCTCGACAGTGGTCTTCACGGGGGTTGCTCCCAAGGTCTGAGTTCTGCGGTAACACCGAAGCGTTCGGAGGTGTTCGGCGGACGCGCGTCTGTGGCGTCAATCCGTGCCATCTTAGGGCAAACGGCCAGTGGGATCGATGATGCGTCCGTACCTGGTGCATGACTCTGGACACAGGATCATCGTCCGTCACGGCCTCTCCCCTATCGGCACACTCCGTCCTCCGACAACGATGGCCAGCCAGGCCCGCTCGATCTGCGCGACCGAACCGATCGTCTCGACGACGCGTGCGTGCACGCCTCGGGCCTCGGCGTCGTCAGACCCCGTGAAACGGGCCGTCACCCGAGGCTCACCGCGCACGACGTCGACCTGAAAGGCCTCCAGAACGGTCGTCCGGCGCACGGCGCCCCGTGCGGCGGACTCGACGTCTCCGGGATCGTGCCCAGCCTTGAGCACGGACACCGTGAGAATCGATCGATACGAGGGCATGCCCTCAGCGTATAGCCCCGTGCCGCGGTTGCGCCCGCGCGCTCGCCCGGCGCCAGCACTCCGCCCACACGGCACGATCACCCTCGGGATGAAAAGTCGGGCTGGCGGGATTTGAACCCGCGGCCCCCTGCTCCCAAAGCAGGTGCGCTACCAAACTGCGCCACAGCCCGTGACGTGACGAAAGGGACCGCCGAGGAGCGGCCCCTTTCGGCTCACAGAGCGGGTGACGGGAATCGAACCCGCGCAATCTGCTTGGAAGGCAGAGGCTCTACCATTGAGCTACACCCGCATGGATGAAGGGGTTCACCCCTCCACCGGCGGCCTCACTGCTCGATGAGGCCCTCCTTGTAGGCCCGCGCCAGACGGCGAGGCACAGAGATCTCGCGGCCCTGGACGCGGATGGTGTTGAGCTCGGTGAGCTTGGCCTTCCACTGTGAGCGGCGGTTGCGGGTGTTGCTGCGGGACATCTTCCGCTTCGGCACTGCCATGGGCCCGCTCCTCTCTCATGAACCTGGGGATCGGACGACCCCTCGAAACTGGACCGAGGGACACCATAACGACATCGCCGGGACCACTTCCAGTCCAGGACCGCCTCAACGCGTGTGACATCAGTCCCGCAACCGTCCCGTGCGAGGATCATCTCATGGCTCCGCACGCCCTTCGCACACCATCGCACCAGCCGTCTCAGGAGCAGGGATCCTCCGGGCTCATCACTCTGGCTCACGGGGAGCAGCCCGAGATCGACGTGGAGATCAAGAAGTCCCACTTCCTGGCGCGCGCCTGCCGCACGGACTCCATGGACGAGGCCCGCGGCTTCATCACGAGCGTGCGCTCCACCTACCCCGACGCGCGCCACCACTGCTCGGCACTGACACTCACCGACCTCTCGGACGGGCACTCCCTGGCCTCCCCTCCCCCACCCACCGAGCGCTCCAACGACGACGGCGAGCCCTCCGGTACGGCCGGCCAGCCCATGCTCGACGTGCTGCGGGGAACGGGGCTGGCGAACACGACCGTCGTCGTCACCCGCTACTTCGGCGGAACACTCCTGGGAACCGGCGGACTGGTGCGCGCCTACTCCGAGGCAACCGCTCAGGCGCTGCGAGCGGCCGCGCGCGTCACCCTGACCCGGCTTCATTTGTGGGACCTGCGGGTGCCGGTGGCTCAGGCCGGCCGGATCGAGGCGGACCTGCGCTCCCGCGATCGCACCGCGGCACTGGGGCCGATGGTGGAGGACAGCACCCCCGCCCCAACCATTCACGTCGAGGAGACGATCTGGGGACCGACCCACGCCGTCCTCGTGCTGGCCACGTCCTGCGCCGATCCCGCACTCCTGCAGGCCCCACTGGCCGCCCTGACTCGCGGCGAGGGGACGGCCGAACCGGCCGGCAGCCGACTGGTCGAGATCCCTGCGCCCCGGCCTGATACCCAGGGACAAGATCCGCTGATCCCCTGAAACGCCCTCACGGCGTGCACCGGTTCTTGACGGGCGCGCGACCACGATGCGAGCAGATGACGGACGGATGTGGCGATCACTGTCGGACACGGGGTAAGGTTTCGCCAGCAGCCGGGGCACCACGCCTCGGAAGAGCTGAAGAGCAGTTCACGCCCAGGCAGGCGCAGCCAGTCGCCGTGAGGAACAGAGGAGGACCCATGATGGTTAAGGCCGTCATGTGCACCATGTCCTCGCCCTCCGTGCCTGTTGCGCCCGCGTGCTGCTGCCGGTGTCAGTAGGGCGCCAGGCCACGACATCTGTGCGCGTACCGCTGCGCGCATGCCCGGCGCTCCCGGAGCAGGCGGTCACACCTGCTGTTTGAGCCACTCCGTACGACGTGGCCACCTCTGACGGATGCGGACCGTCCCCATTATTTCTCTTCCTGTTACGAGCTCTTGCGGGCCCGGCGTCGCCTCATCACGTGGCTCCGCCGGTCGCCGTCACCACGGGGCTCACCCAACCCACACCCGAAGGACATCACTATGACGTACGCACCCGACGCAACCGCCCTGGTCGGCAACACTCCCCTGGTCCGTATCAACCGCGTCACCGACGGCGCCCCCGCCACTGTCCTGGCCAAGGTCGAGGCCTTCGAGCCTGCCGCCTCGGTCAAGGACCGCATCGCCCTGTCCATCGTGCGCGCCGCAGAGGAGTCCGGCGACCTCAAGCCCGGCGGCACCATCGTGGAGGCGACCTCCGGGAACACCGGAGTCGGCCTGGCCATGGTGGGAGCGGCCCTGGGCTACAAGGTCATCATCACCATGCCCGAGACCATGTCCAAGGAGCGCCGGGCCATCATGCGCGCCTTCGGTGCGGAGCTGGTGCTGACCACCGATGGCGGCGTGGCCGGGGCGGTCAAGCGCGCCGAGGAGATCCAGGCCGCCACCCCCAACTCGATCCTCGCCTCCCAGTTCAGCAACCCGGCCAACCCCAAGATCCACCGAGAGACCACAGCCCGGGAGATCCTGGAGCAGACCGGGGGTGACATCGACGTCTTCGTGGCCGGGATCGGCACCGGGGGCACTCTGACCGGCGTGGGCCAGGTACTGCGTCAGGAGAAGCCCGGGGTGAAGATCTACGGCGTCGAGCCCTCCGAGTCGCCGCTGCTGAGCGAGGGCCAGGCCGCTCCCCACAAGATCCAGGGCCTGGGCCCCAACGTGATTCCCGAGATCCTCGACCAGGGCATCTGGGACGAGCTGCTCCATATCGAGTCCGACGTCGCCATCACCTACGCACGCCGCGCAGCGGCGGAGGAGGGGCTCCTTGTGGGGATCTCCTCGGGCGCCGCTCTGGCCGCCGCCAGCGAGCTGGCCAGGCGCCCCGAGCTGGAGGGCAAGACCATTGTCACCGTCCTGCCGGACACCGGTGAGCGCTACCTGTCCACGCCTCTGTTCAAGGACTACCTCGACTGACGCTCACCGACGGCGGCGAGCCTGGGAACAGGCGAGCCGCCGTCGGTGTTGTCACCGGCGCTGCGGGTGAGGTGAAGGCTCACAAGCCGACCTGGGCCGCACCGTCACCCATCAGAGGAGCAGACCATGCACAACTCCAAACGGTCCCTTCTGGACCTGGCCCGCGAGGACCTGGCCACGGCCCGCAAGCGCGATCCCGCCGCCCGCTCCAGCGTAGAGGTGGCCCTTCTCTACCCGGGTGTCCACGCCCTGTGGGCGCACCGGGCCGCCCACAAGCTGTGGCACAAGGGGCACCGCTTCGCGGCGCGCGCCCTGTCTCAGGCCGCCCGCAACTTCACCGGTATCGAGATCCACCCGGCTGCGAAGATCGGTGAGCGCTTCTTCATCGACCACGGCATGGGCGTGGTCATCGGTGAGACCGCCGAGGTCGGCAACGACGTCCTGCTGTTCCACGGGGTGACTCTGGGCGGGGTGTCGATGAGTCCCGGCAAGCGTCATCCCACCATCGGCAACGATGTGCAGATCGGCGCCGGCGCCAAGGTCCTGGGGCCGGTCGTCGTCGAGGACGGGGCCAAGGTGGGTGCCAATGCGGTCCTGGTGAAGAACCTTCCGAGGGGCTATGTCGCCGTGGGCGTGCCCAGCCGGGCCCGTGATCCTCGCACCGACCCCGAGCTCATGATGGACCCGACCATCTACATCTGACTACATCTGAGTGACTACATCTGAGTTGCGTCTCAGCGGCCCGGCGACCGCCTCACACCGTCCCCCGAGCTTTCCGACGTACCCCGGGGTCGCCCGTTGAATGCACTCGTGCACCCGGTCAGCGGGCGATCACCCCGGTGGCCAGGTCGCGCAGGCGCTTGAAGACCCTGCCGCCGGAGGCACGTGAGCCGTCATGCTCGTACTCGCTGGTGATCCAGGTGCGCAGACCGGGGATGAGCGCTGCCGTCTCCAGGGAGGTGGTCATCGGCACGAACACGTCGCGGGCGTAGATGGCGGCCGCCCCGGGGGTCGTCGTGGCCTTGAGGCGGGCCGGGTCGTAGAGCGCCGGCCACTCGTGCGCAGCCAGGAGGTCGGCCACCTCCAGCCAGGGATGCAGACCGGTGTCCTCAATGAACACCTCACGGCGCACGTGCTCACCTGTCAACAGGGTGGGGTCGTCATCGAAGACCGCAGGGCGCACCCGCTGGGCGGCCCAGTCGGTGGTGCCGGTATCGGCCCAGCAGGACTCGTGGATGACGGCGTAGAGCGGGAACCTGCCGCCGAAGGGCAGGCACTGCCCCAGGTCGTAGCGGAAGGCCCAGGAGTCGGGGGCGCGTTCCAGGAGGTAGTGGATCGTGTCCGCTCCCCCGGCCCCTCCCAGCAGGGCGCCGAGCGAGCGCAGGCGCTCAGGTCCGACGAGGTCCCCACCTGCCGTCCTCAGCTCGCCCCGACCGGCCTTCGCCGCCAGGGACGCCATCCGGTCACGGTCCTGCGGGAAGCGGGCGTAGTACTCCTCGCTCTTGGCACGCATCGCCTCGTAGCTGAGGGCGTAGACCTCGTCGATACTGTACCCGACGGCGGGCAGA
Coding sequences within it:
- the rpmF gene encoding 50S ribosomal protein L32 — encoded protein: MAVPKRKMSRSNTRNRRSQWKAKLTELNTIRVQGREISVPRRLARAYKEGLIEQ
- the cysE gene encoding serine O-acetyltransferase; translated protein: MHNSKRSLLDLAREDLATARKRDPAARSSVEVALLYPGVHALWAHRAAHKLWHKGHRFAARALSQAARNFTGIEIHPAAKIGERFFIDHGMGVVIGETAEVGNDVLLFHGVTLGGVSMSPGKRHPTIGNDVQIGAGAKVLGPVVVEDGAKVGANAVLVKNLPRGYVAVGVPSRARDPRTDPELMMDPTIYI
- the cysK gene encoding cysteine synthase A, which gives rise to MTYAPDATALVGNTPLVRINRVTDGAPATVLAKVEAFEPAASVKDRIALSIVRAAEESGDLKPGGTIVEATSGNTGVGLAMVGAALGYKVIITMPETMSKERRAIMRAFGAELVLTTDGGVAGAVKRAEEIQAATPNSILASQFSNPANPKIHRETTAREILEQTGGDIDVFVAGIGTGGTLTGVGQVLRQEKPGVKIYGVEPSESPLLSEGQAAPHKIQGLGPNVIPEILDQGIWDELLHIESDVAITYARRAAAEEGLLVGISSGAALAAASELARRPELEGKTIVTVLPDTGERYLSTPLFKDYLD
- a CDS encoding alpha/beta fold hydrolase; translated protein: MPNASPSLHSSSWSSSTAGLLTRDHRLTVPLDRSGQGDTGPDGTSSITVCAREISAAGIDPISRSPLVFLQGGPGCEAPRPSADSGLGWIGAVLEHHRLILIDQRGTGASSPVDRPDAAGTPADTARLLTHLRADEIVEDCEDLRRALGLERWSLLGQSFGGFCVTRYLSEHAQSLESVYITGGLPAVGYSIDEVYALSYEAMRAKSEEYYARFPQDRDRMASLAAKAGRGELRTAGGDLVGPERLRSLGALLGGAGGADTIHYLLERAPDSWAFRYDLGQCLPFGGRFPLYAVIHESCWADTGTTDWAAQRVRPAVFDDDPTLLTGEHVRREVFIEDTGLHPWLEVADLLAAHEWPALYDPARLKATTTPGAAAIYARDVFVPMTTSLETAALIPGLRTWITSEYEHDGSRASGGRVFKRLRDLATGVIAR
- the tig gene encoding trigger factor → MKTTVENLDPSRIKLTVEVPYEELKPSLDAAYKEIGSQIQVPGFRRGHVPNRVIDQRVGRGAVIQEAVNNKLSDFYRDAITEAERVPMLQPEVDVVELPNATGENGGQLAFTAEVTVRPVIELPDLSTAKLTVDAVEVADEDIDTELDNLRARFGSLKSVGRKAKTGDFVTIDLKAVIDGEEVDSISGVSYEIGKGNMLKGLDTALRGLKTDESATFTTELAGGEHAGEQAEVTVTATAVKQRELPKVDDEFAQLASEFDTVEELREDLVKQVTERKTGEQAVAARDALLEHLRSEVTFDVPEAVVEAEVAQHLRAEGKDGDEEHAKEIREDIVTGVRDQIILDVLAEELKVGVAQDELLEFLFQTAQQYGMEPAQFLQGAQQAGQIPAFVSEVARNKSLAMALRQAAVVDSKGETVDLSAFIGSDEDDAAAAAEAAAVAAAQDGDAAEGDDE
- a CDS encoding glycosyltransferase family 2 protein is translated as MIVITLLVGILFWIGIDIWAGITSKWYKAVELNPSITSDDFSVLVPIYGNVKYLQNADYLRPYGDRVVLCTTSGESEEFYRDLEDIAIRYGFRIFRSDYVPRKVGRKRSTSGITRDTVVRDALLAAPLNSYIVCLDADTTAQEPLTHIIGALVANKADFASVTIVPQKKGPFIVQMQRHEYVVSMRARRIMPWLLSGALHIGKTDVMRQIMARHSLFFQGNDIESGIIGDALGYKAVHILAHVNTNAPDTLYSWWRQRIAWSGGSFRLFIVNFRFVFQHPFLWLYSGIVVISMFVLRWIAVVNPGWTLLLALFIYYAAIVWLHWDHGNKWLIFQPFYCLFVSLIVVPIGVAYYFKMAIPERNFGVIRPKRKELVTAS
- a CDS encoding IMPACT family protein: MAPHALRTPSHQPSQEQGSSGLITLAHGEQPEIDVEIKKSHFLARACRTDSMDEARGFITSVRSTYPDARHHCSALTLTDLSDGHSLASPPPPTERSNDDGEPSGTAGQPMLDVLRGTGLANTTVVVTRYFGGTLLGTGGLVRAYSEATAQALRAAARVTLTRLHLWDLRVPVAQAGRIEADLRSRDRTAALGPMVEDSTPAPTIHVEETIWGPTHAVLVLATSCADPALLQAPLAALTRGEGTAEPAGSRLVEIPAPRPDTQGQDPLIP